A genomic window from Pseudomonas leptonychotis includes:
- a CDS encoding PQQ-dependent sugar dehydrogenase — MLNTSRALLLLGLLGSSLAQAMDYRIETVTSGLEHPWSMAFLPDGRMLVTERVGRLRIIEPDGSLNPHPVGGLPEGFVASQAGLMEVMLDPDFASNQQLYFSYAYGTTQANNTRLAKARLVDGQLQNVQVLFSALPAKAGAAHYGGRMAFLPDNTLVLTLGDGFDLREQAQDTSNHLGKIVRLNRDGSIPGDNPLVGQAGAAEEIYSFGHRNVQGIVYDGELQRLYSHEHGPRGGDELNLIEAGNNYGWPLITYGIDYNGAQISPYTELPGLQQPLLHWTPSVAPSSLTLYRGALFPQWQGDLFASTLAERSVRRIRMQDGKLAGQEVLFDELDERIRDVRGGPDGALYLLTDSAEGRLLRVVPSQ, encoded by the coding sequence ATGCTGAATACTTCCCGCGCTCTGTTATTGCTTGGCCTGCTTGGCAGCAGCCTGGCGCAGGCCATGGACTACCGCATCGAAACCGTGACCAGCGGCCTGGAGCATCCGTGGTCAATGGCCTTCCTGCCAGATGGGCGCATGCTGGTCACCGAGCGGGTGGGGCGCCTGCGCATCATCGAGCCGGACGGCAGCCTCAATCCGCATCCGGTTGGTGGTTTACCCGAGGGCTTTGTCGCGTCTCAGGCCGGGCTGATGGAGGTCATGCTTGACCCCGACTTCGCCAGTAATCAGCAGCTGTATTTCAGCTACGCCTACGGCACCACGCAAGCCAACAACACCCGGTTGGCCAAAGCGCGTTTGGTCGACGGACAGCTGCAGAATGTTCAGGTGCTCTTCAGTGCACTGCCGGCCAAGGCCGGAGCCGCGCATTACGGTGGGCGCATGGCCTTTCTCCCAGACAACACATTGGTGCTGACACTGGGGGATGGTTTTGATCTGCGCGAGCAAGCCCAAGACACGAGCAACCACCTGGGTAAGATCGTGCGCCTCAACCGCGATGGCAGCATCCCTGGGGATAATCCACTGGTGGGCCAGGCAGGTGCCGCTGAGGAAATTTACAGTTTTGGCCATCGAAATGTGCAGGGCATCGTCTATGACGGCGAGCTGCAGCGTCTGTACAGCCACGAGCATGGCCCGCGCGGTGGCGACGAGCTAAATCTGATCGAGGCGGGCAACAACTATGGCTGGCCGCTGATCACTTACGGCATCGATTACAACGGTGCGCAGATTTCACCTTACACCGAGTTGCCGGGCCTGCAGCAGCCCCTGCTGCACTGGACGCCGTCGGTGGCACCGTCAAGCTTAACGCTGTACCGCGGCGCCTTGTTTCCACAGTGGCAGGGTGATTTGTTTGCCTCGACCCTGGCTGAGCGCAGCGTGCGCCGTATTCGCATGCAGGATGGCAAGCTCGCCGGTCAGGAGGTGTTGTTCGATGAGCTTGATGAGCGCATCCGTGACGTACGCGGCGGCCCCGATGGCGCCTTGTACCTGCTTACCGACAGCGCCGAGGGGCGTTTGCTGCGCGTGGTGCCGAGCCAGTAG
- a CDS encoding polysaccharide lyase family 7 protein, whose translation MIDLATWNLSIPVGVPATTISTPLLVGGYQDHYFQSDAASIFFWAPVNGSTTSNASYPRSELRETFADGSLRNWKYPDADNSLSAALQVTQTPSTGKIVIGQIHAKDSTSPLLKLEYQYKTWRGSGDIVAKVRSNPSDVSGQVIIIASGVPLNLRFTYNIHLTPNGTLSISAYGRNWNALISPDWAVKPLYFKAGVYTQDNTGYETEAGSATFYKLKIEHLPLL comes from the coding sequence ATGATCGACCTCGCAACCTGGAACCTCAGCATTCCCGTCGGCGTGCCGGCAACCACCATCTCAACCCCACTGCTGGTGGGTGGCTATCAGGACCACTACTTCCAATCTGACGCCGCCAGCATCTTCTTCTGGGCGCCAGTCAATGGCAGTACCACCAGCAACGCCAGCTACCCGCGCAGCGAACTGCGTGAAACCTTTGCCGACGGCAGCCTGCGCAACTGGAAATATCCCGACGCCGACAACAGCCTGAGCGCTGCCCTGCAAGTCACCCAGACTCCCTCGACCGGCAAGATCGTCATCGGTCAGATCCATGCGAAAGACAGCACCAGCCCATTGCTCAAGTTGGAGTACCAATACAAAACTTGGCGGGGCAGCGGGGACATAGTGGCCAAGGTACGAAGTAATCCCAGCGACGTCAGCGGCCAGGTCATCATCATCGCCAGTGGCGTGCCGTTGAACCTGCGTTTCACCTACAACATCCACCTGACGCCCAATGGGACGCTGAGCATCAGCGCCTACGGTCGCAACTGGAATGCTCTGATAAGCCCCGACTGGGCTGTTAAACCGCTGTACTTCAAGGCTGGCGTGTACACCCAGGACAACACCGGCTATGAAACCGAAGCGGGTAGCGCGACGTTCTACAAACTGAAAATCGAGCACCTCCCGTTACTTTAG
- the fba gene encoding class II fructose-bisphosphate aldolase (catalyzes the reversible aldol condensation of dihydroxyacetonephosphate and glyceraldehyde 3-phosphate in the Calvin cycle, glycolysis, and/or gluconeogenesis): MALISMRQMLDHAAEFGYGVPAFNVNNLEQMRAIMEAADKTDSPVIVQASAGARKYAGAPFLRHLILAAIEEFPHIPVCMHQDHGTSPDVCQRSIQLGFSSVMMDGSLKEDGKTPADYDYNVRVTQQTVAFAHACGVSVEGELGCLGSLETGMAGEEDGVGAEGILDHSQMLTDPEEAADFVKQTQVDALAIAIGTSHGAYKFTKPPTGDILAIDRIKAIHARIPNTHLVMHGSSSVPQEWLAIINQYGGDIKETYGVPVEEIVEGIKYGVRKVNIDTDLRLASTGAMRRLMAENPSEFDPRKFFGATVTAMRDICIARYEAFGTAGNASKIKPMNLEAMFQRYAKGELAAKVN; encoded by the coding sequence ATGGCACTTATTAGCATGCGTCAGATGCTCGACCACGCCGCCGAATTCGGCTACGGCGTGCCGGCCTTCAACGTCAACAACCTCGAGCAAATGCGCGCGATCATGGAAGCGGCCGACAAAACCGACTCCCCTGTGATCGTTCAGGCTTCTGCCGGTGCCCGCAAGTACGCCGGCGCACCGTTCCTGCGTCACCTGATTCTCGCCGCCATCGAAGAATTCCCGCATATCCCGGTGTGCATGCACCAGGACCACGGCACCAGCCCTGACGTGTGCCAGCGCTCGATCCAGCTGGGCTTTAGCTCGGTGATGATGGATGGCTCGCTAAAAGAAGACGGCAAGACCCCGGCCGATTACGACTACAACGTGCGCGTGACCCAGCAGACCGTGGCGTTTGCCCACGCCTGTGGTGTGTCCGTGGAAGGCGAGCTGGGTTGCCTGGGCAGCCTGGAAACCGGCATGGCCGGTGAAGAAGACGGCGTTGGCGCCGAAGGCATTCTTGACCATAGCCAGATGCTCACCGACCCGGAAGAGGCCGCTGACTTCGTCAAGCAGACTCAAGTCGATGCCCTGGCCATCGCCATCGGCACCAGCCACGGCGCCTACAAATTTACCAAGCCGCCTACCGGCGACATTCTCGCCATCGACCGCATCAAGGCGATCCATGCGCGCATCCCCAATACCCATTTGGTGATGCACGGCTCCAGCTCGGTGCCGCAAGAGTGGCTGGCGATCATCAACCAGTACGGCGGCGACATCAAAGAAACTTACGGCGTGCCGGTTGAAGAAATTGTTGAGGGCATCAAGTACGGCGTGCGCAAGGTCAACATCGATACCGACCTGCGCCTGGCCTCTACGGGTGCTATGCGCCGCCTGATGGCGGAGAACCCGAGTGAGTTCGACCCGCGTAAGTTCTTCGGCGCCACCGTAACTGCGATGCGCGACATCTGCATCGCCCGCTACGAAGCCTTCGGCACCGCCGGTAATGCCTCGAAGATCAAGCCGATGAACCTGGAAGCCATGTTCCAGCGGTATGCCAAGGGTGAGCTGGCCGCCAAGGTCAACTAA
- a CDS encoding MliC family protein, producing the protein MKNKGITAVAASMLLLGACAGQPAPDSGWTRWVCDSQAEVQWRFTDGSREVIDLRLGGDDIVHRLKLEPAGSGALYSDGMLAFHTKGDQGLVYRVADDDLIGRGCQAQ; encoded by the coding sequence ATGAAGAATAAAGGCATCACCGCTGTAGCAGCTTCAATGCTGTTGTTGGGTGCATGTGCCGGTCAGCCAGCCCCTGATAGCGGATGGACTCGCTGGGTTTGTGACAGCCAAGCCGAAGTACAGTGGCGCTTTACCGATGGCAGCCGCGAGGTCATCGATTTGCGTTTGGGCGGCGACGATATCGTCCACCGTCTTAAGCTGGAACCCGCGGGCTCTGGTGCGCTTTACAGTGATGGAATGCTGGCCTTTCACACTAAGGGTGATCAAGGATTGGTGTACCGAGTGGCGGATGACGACCTGATCGGTCGGGGCTGTCAGGCTCAGTAA
- a CDS encoding phosphoglycerate kinase, with the protein MTVLKMTDLDLAGKRVLIREDLNVPVKDGAVKSDARILASLPTIKLALEKGAAVMVCSHLGRPTEGEFSAENSLQPVADYLSKALGRDVPLVADYLGGVELKAGEIVLFENVRFNKGEKKNADELAQQYAALCDVFVMDAFGTAHRAEGSTHGVAKFAKVACAGPLLAAELDALGKALGNPAKPMAAIVAGSKVSTKLDVLNSLSQICDQLIVGGGIANTFLAAAGFPVGKSLYEADLLDTAKAIAAKVSVPLPVDVVVAKAFAEDAEATVKLVADVAEDDMILDIGPQTAAQFAELLKSSKTILWNGPVGVFEFDQFGNGTKVLAQAIADSPAFSIAGGGDTLAAIDKYGIGAQISYISTGGGAFLEFVEGKVLPAVEVLETRAKG; encoded by the coding sequence ATGACTGTTCTGAAGATGACCGACCTCGACCTCGCCGGTAAGCGCGTGCTGATCCGCGAAGACCTCAACGTGCCGGTAAAAGACGGTGCGGTGAAGAGCGACGCGCGCATCCTCGCCTCTCTGCCGACTATCAAGCTGGCGTTGGAGAAGGGCGCAGCGGTCATGGTCTGCTCGCACCTGGGTCGCCCGACCGAAGGTGAATTCAGTGCTGAGAACAGCCTGCAGCCAGTCGCCGACTACCTGAGCAAAGCGCTGGGTCGCGACGTGCCATTGGTCGCCGACTATTTGGGTGGCGTTGAGCTTAAAGCCGGCGAGATCGTGCTGTTCGAGAACGTGCGCTTCAACAAGGGCGAGAAGAAAAACGCTGATGAGCTGGCCCAGCAATATGCCGCGCTGTGCGACGTGTTTGTGATGGACGCCTTCGGTACCGCTCACCGCGCCGAGGGCTCGACCCATGGCGTGGCCAAGTTCGCCAAAGTGGCCTGCGCAGGTCCTTTGCTGGCCGCCGAGTTAGATGCCTTGGGCAAAGCCTTGGGTAATCCAGCCAAGCCGATGGCCGCTATCGTCGCGGGCTCCAAGGTCTCGACCAAGCTCGATGTGCTCAACAGCCTGAGCCAGATCTGCGACCAGCTGATTGTCGGCGGCGGCATTGCCAACACCTTCCTCGCTGCCGCTGGTTTCCCGGTTGGCAAGTCGCTGTATGAAGCGGATCTGCTCGACACCGCCAAAGCCATTGCCGCCAAGGTCAGCGTGCCGCTGCCAGTGGACGTAGTAGTGGCCAAGGCCTTCGCTGAAGACGCCGAAGCCACTGTCAAGCTGGTGGCCGATGTGGCGGAAGACGACATGATCCTCGACATTGGTCCGCAGACTGCCGCGCAGTTCGCTGAGCTACTGAAATCATCGAAGACCATTCTGTGGAACGGCCCGGTCGGCGTATTTGAGTTCGATCAGTTCGGTAACGGTACCAAGGTCCTGGCTCAGGCCATCGCCGACAGCCCGGCGTTCTCCATCGCCGGTGGTGGCGACACCCTGGCGGCTATCGACAAGTACGGCATTGGCGCGCAGATCAGCTATATCTCCACCGGCGGCGGCGCGTTCCTTGAGTTTGTTGAAGGCAAAGTGCTGCCGGCTGTAGAAGTGCTCGAAACCCGCGCGAAGGGTTGA